The following are from one region of the Rutidosis leptorrhynchoides isolate AG116_Rl617_1_P2 unplaced genomic scaffold, CSIRO_AGI_Rlap_v1 contig220, whole genome shotgun sequence genome:
- the LOC139882034 gene encoding putative RNA polymerase II subunit B1 CTD phosphatase RPAP2 homolog yields MDNDESLAVKDAVYKLQLSLLDGIDSEDQLFAAGSVMCRSDYEDVVTERTIAKLCGYPLCGNPLPTDRPQKQRYRISLKEHKVYDQRETFKYCCTTCVVNSRAFSASLQDERSSTLNPEKLSGVLRMFENLSLDSFDKQEEKSVENKVGMKLKIHEKSGTQAEAVPLKEWLGPSNAIEGYVPRRDRNKSKNHGEGSNAARDKSSNGTIFGFSDMDFTSDIIMADGYGISKPPPATASDSKSIEDQFSILELSSAPSKKKSGKKSGKSKGKKSSKKGEYGCKGSTSSSRQGGSDTIASATGKEISSEKADTSTETTVKSSLKSNGAKKLTRSVTWADEKSDYSGSGKLCEFKSIPDREGGTEMLISNEGGDDNSLRIASAEACARALSQVAEAVASGSSDIADAVTEAGIIVLPHQELVNGGNTMENGDIPETGPPHVKWSKTPEDSVSDFMDSEESFLDDPPEGFSLTLSPFATMYGALFEWVSSCSLAYIYGRDESCYEDYLTVNGREYPRKVIIDGGRSSEIKQTIAGCLGRALPGLVADLRLPIPVSSLEQGMGRLVETMTFAYALPAFRMKQWRLIVLLFLEALSVCRIPALISHLSNRRILLEKVLDGAEISAEQYEVMRDILIPLGRAPQFSSQCGA; encoded by the exons ATGGACAATGACGAATCGCTGGCAGTGAAAGATGCCGTTTACAAGCTTCAGCTCTCTCTCCTCGATGGAATCGATTCTGAAGACCAACTATTCGCTGCTGGGTCAGTCATGTGCCGTAGCGACTATGAAGATGTTGTCACTGAGAGGACGATCGCCAAACTCTGTGGTTATCCTCTTTGCGGCAATCCTCTTCCAACTGATCGCCCTCAAAAGCAACGTTATCGAATCTCCTTGAAGGAGCATAAAGTTTATGACCAGAGAGAGACCTTCAAGTACTGCTGCACCACTTGTGTAGTGAACAGCCGTGCGTTTTCGGCATCGTTGCAAGATGAGAGGTCATCGACCTTAAACCCAGAGAAGCTAAGTGGGGTACTGAGGATGTTTGAGAATTTGAGTTTGGACAGCTTTGATAAGCAAGAGGAAAAGAGTGTGGAGAATAAGGTGGGTATGAAGTTGAAAATCCATGAGAAGAGTGGTACGCAAGCTGAGGCCGTGCCGTTGAAGGAGTGGCTCGGTCCTTCAAACGCAATTGAAGGCTATGTTCCTCGAAGGGATCGTAATAAGTCCAAGAATCATGGAGAAG GCTCCAATGCTGCCAGGGACAAGTCAAGTAATGGGACAATTTTCGGTTTTAGTGATATGGATTTCACGAGTGATATAATCATGGCTGATGGTTATGGTATTTCTAAACCACCTCCAGCGACAGCTTCGGATTCTAAATCTATAGAGGATCAGTTTTCCATATTAGAATTGTCATCAGCTCCATCGAAAAAGAAGTCTGGCAAGAAGTCTGGTAAATCAAAAGGGAAAAAGAGTAGCAAAAAAGGTGAGTATGGCTGTAAAGGGTCAACCTCGAGTAGTCGTCAGGGTGGTTCTGACACAATTGCTTCCGCAACAGGAAAGGAGATTAGCAGTGAGAAAGCTGATACATCCACCGAAACGACAGTGAAGTCCTCCCTTAAATCAAATGGTGCAAAAAAACTAACCCGTTCTGTTACTTGGGCTGATGAGAAAAGTGATTATTCTGGGAGTGGAAAACTATGTGAATTTAAAAGCATACCAGATAGAGAAGGAGGTACCGAAATGTTGATCAGTAATGAGGGAGGCGATGATAATTCTCTGCGCATTGCATCAGCTGAAGCTTGTGCCAGAGCATTGAGTCAGGTAGCCGAAGCCGTTGCATCAGGAAGTTCTGATATTGCCGATGCTG TGACAGAAGCTGGAATAATTGTGCTACCACATCAAGAATTAGTGAACGGAGGCAACACTATGGAGAATGGTGATATCCCTGAAACAGGACCACCTCATGTGAAGTGGTCTAAAACGCCTGAGGATTCAGTGTCTGATTTTATGGACTCTGAGGAGTCATTCCTTGACGATCCACCAGAAGGGTTTAGTTTGACT TTATCGCCTTTTGCAACAATGTATGGCGCACTATTCGAGTGGGTATCCTCTTGTTCTTTGGCTTATATTTATGGAAGGGACGAAAGTTGTTACGAAGATTACCTCACCGTAAATGGAAGGGAATACCCCCGTAAAGTTATCATTGATGGTGGCCGTTCTTCTGAAATCAAGCAAACTATTGCTGGTTGTCTTGGAAGGGCTTTGCCAGGACTTGTCGCCGATCTCAGGCTTCCTATTCCAGTCTCTAGTTTGGAGCAAGGAATG GGACGGTTGGTGGAAACAATGACCTTTGCCTATGCACTTCCAGCATTTAGAATGAAACAGTGGCGATTAATTGTTCTTCTCTTCCTGGAAGCTCTCTCTGTCTGTAGGATTCCTGCCCTTATTTCACACTTGAGCAATAGGAGGATACTACTTGAGAAG GTTTTGGATGGAGCTGAAATAAGTGCAGAACAATACGAGGTAATGAGAGACATTCTAATACCACTTGGCCGAGCACCTCAGTTCTCATCACAGTGTGGGGCTTAA
- the LOC139882037 gene encoding ultraviolet-B receptor UVR8-like → MSSVGEVSGPFRRLLLISAGASHSVALLSGNVVCSWGRGEDGQLGHGDAEDRLTPTHLSALDGLDIISVTCGADHTIAYSQSSPEVYSWGWGDFGRLGHGNSSDLFTPQPIKALQGLRIKQIACGDSHCLAVTMEGEVLSWGRNQNGQLGLGTSEDSPVPQKIQSFQGVPIKMVAAGAEHTAAVTEDGNLYGWGWGRYGNLGLGDRNDRSIPEKVFAENVEKMVMVACGWRHTISVSNTGKLYTYGWSKYGQLGHGDFEDHLVPHKLEALQGSFIAQISGGWRHTMALTSDGKLYGWGWNKFGQVGVGDYVDHCSPVQVKFPGEQKVVQISCGWRHTVAVTERQNVFSWGRGTNGQLGLGESKDRNVPMIIEALSVDGARGQQIETSNADISSGKTWVSLSERYAVVPGETVSVPGSESDISVPENDVKRVRH, encoded by the exons ATGAGTAGTGTTGGTGAAGTGAGTGGTCCATTTCGTCGTCTTCTTCTCATCTCAGCTGGTGCTAGTCACTCTGTTGCTCTTCTCT CGGGAAACGTTGTATGCTCATGGGGACGAGGAGAAGATGGGCAACTAGGTCATGGTGATGCTGAGGACAGACTCACGCCTACGCATTTGAGTGCATTGGATGGCCTCGACATCATATCTGTCACTTGTGGAGCTGATCATACAATTGCATATTCTCAGTCATCTCCTGAGGTTTATAGTTGGGGATG GGGTGACTTTGGAAGGCTGGGCCATGGAAATTCTAGCGATCTGTTCACACCTCAGCCAATTAAAGCATTGCAAGGTCTGAGGATTAAGCAAATTGCTTGTGGGGACAGCCATTGCTTGGCAGTAACAATGGAAGGCGAGGTGTTGAG CTGGGGAAGGAATCAAAATGGTCAACTTGGCCTTGGCACCTCTGAAGACTCTCCTGTGCCCCAAAAAATTCAATCATTTCAG GGAGTACCTATCAAGATGGTGGCAGCTGGTGCTGAGCATACTGCAGCTGTTACTGAAGATGGAAATCTCTATGGATGGGGTTGGGGCCGATATGGAAACTTAGGCTTAGGCGACAGAAATGATCGGTCGATTCCAGAGAAGGTTTTTGCCGAAAAT GTTGAGAAAATGGTTATGGTTGCTTGTGGATGGAGACACACGATATCTGTTTCAAATACTGGAAAATTATACACTTATGGATGGAGCAAATATGGACAACTAGGTCATGGAGATTTTGAAGATCACCTCGTTCCTCACAAGCTGGAAGCTCTTCAGGGCAGTTTTATTGCTCAG ATATCGGGAGGCTGGAGACACACAATGGCTCTTACATCTGATGGAAAACTTTATGGCTGGGGTTGGAATAAG TTTGGACAGGTCGGAGTTGGTGACTATGTTGACCATTGCTCGCCTGTGCAAGTTAAATTTCCGGGTGAACAG AAGGTGGTTCAAATCTCATGTGGGTGGCGGCACACAGTAGCTGTTACTGAACGCCAAAATGTATTTTCCTGGGGACGGGGTACAAATGGACAGCTTGGCCTTGGAGAATCGAAGGATAG GAACGTTCCAATGATAATTGAAGCTCTGAGTGTTGATGGAGCTAGGGGACAGCAAATAGAAACCTCAAATGCGGATATATCGTCAG GGAAAACCTGGGTCTCACTATCTGAGAGATATGCAGTAGTTCCTGGCGAAACTGTAAGT GTTCCGGGGAGCGAAAGCGACATAAGTGTCCCAGAGAATGACGTGAAACGTGTTCGTCATTGA